CACGCAAGTGTCCAGGAATCAAATCAACATTTGCCTAGGCGGATTAAACACTGTTTGCCCATACAAACAGCTTATTTGAAAAACTTACCAAATTAGCTGTATAAGTTATGACTCCCATAAATTCGAGCAATTTGTCGACAACTGGAAAAAGGCGTCGGCTGGCTTAGAAATGATTATCAAGTTTAATAatcatatttaaatgaaataatacaaaaagtGTTCAAATGTAAGTCGTTATtagtgaaaaaataaatttaaaatgttcatTACATAAAATTTGCCGACAAAGGCCAACCTATTATCTgtacatataaacatatatgtactaatcatatacatatatgtacaaaatCTGTAAATAATTTTACACATCAAAATGAGAAATGCTTAAAAGAACAACTTAGTTacttagttagttagttaatTTTCACGAAATACCTTTTGGTACCATCAGCTAAGCACCTGTTCGCCTCACCACCAAAAGCTGACCCCTAATTTCACGATCCCCAGTCTaggccaaaagcaaacacCCCAACTTGGATTTCAGCTAACGCTTTCAGAGGTTAGATTGTACATACTTCTATTGTATATTTGCTGACTTTATCTTGGGACGGTTTACAGCAGTAAAGATTATAGCCGCACAGTGCGGATATAAAAGGTTAATGCCACCTTCGGAAGTCCAACAGGTGACTTCGAGATGGCGACTGCTTTGGAACTGAGTCCAACCGAGATTCGCGGCCTGTGCCAGCGGTACTTTCATCAAGATGTTTCCAATTCGGATACGGGGTTCGATATAGTCAACTATACTCTTAAGCCCACCTCGGATGCTCCAGCCGGATACTTGGGCAGCCACCTCTACCTGCACGTCACTCTGAAGCTTCACAATTCCGAGGAGGTCCGGCAGCTCACATTCTTCTCGAAGTCGGCGCCCGTGGGTAATGAGTCGCGAATGGAATACCTAGAGGATTTTGGAGTGTTCGAAAAGGAAATCGCTGTCTACCAGAACGTTCTACCCGATCTTCACAAGGCCTGTGCAGAAGTGGCGCCCAAGTGCTATTACGCGGACAAGAATCTACTGATCTTTGAGAACCTCGCAGATCAGGGCTATCGAATGGGTGCTGGACGGGATGGTCTGCTGACCTATGAGCAGCTCCATTGCTGTCTAAAAACCTTGGCCGCCATGCATGCTGGTTCCATAATCCAGGAACAGAGAACGGGACAAAAAATAGCACAGTCTCAGCCTAAATCAGTGGTGGAGAATGCCTATCCCAGTGATGTGTCGCCGGAACATATGAGGATGGTGAATTTTCAAAATGCCTGTCTGGTGCTCAAGGAGTTCATCAAACTAATACCCAAATATCAGTCCAAGTTGGATTACGTATTGGAAAACTTTACAGAAAAGATGTCCTTTATTTTTGAGGCCGTCAAGACCTCGGATGTGTACCAGAATACCATACTCCATGGCGATTTGTGGGCCAATAATATCATGTTCCAGTATGGCAGATATGGCGAGGTTCCACTGCAGTGCCGCCTTGTGGACTTCCAGTTGGCCAGATATGCCCCACCTGTCCTCGATGTCCTGACCGTTCTCACCATTCCCACTTCAAAAGAGTTCAGGGACGCCCATCTCAGTGAACTTCTGGCGGAATACTACCGGTTCATGACCGAGTTCCTGAAGCGTGCTGACTTGGATATAGCGCGTTTTATTCCAGAACAGACTTTCTATGAATCCGTGCAAAAGTTTCGAAGTGTTGGCCTGATCGAAAGCTGTTTGTTCTGTCACCTGGTTATTCTACCACCTCACTGCACTCAGAAACTGACCAGTTCTGTGGATGGCTTTAACGACTTTTTCACTAATAAACGCATAGAGATTTGCCTGGAGGCCTTCAACACGGATGAGTTGTACAGAAGTCGGCTGGTCGACATGATTGAAGACTTTGTAGATCAATTTGTTATAAATGTTTAGAATGGATTGGATGAGTTGTTTGTACAGGAGTCGTTTGGTGAACACTATTCAAGATACTGtgactaaaaaatatatgtatatatatatatatatatatatatatatatatatatatatacgttctttttacaaataaaaatgaaagtgAATTTTCATGTTCAACTAAAcagttatttattttcaaaactttAATTATAGGCCTATAGTATTTGAAAGCGAATCCCTCAACCCCTGCCTACTTAGCTTTTTCCCATGCTTCGTTGAGTTTccgtttcgttttcatttggcctctcattttcagtttcaaaAACTTTCAAGTTGTGTCCAAAACCTGCCAGACGATCTGCGGCTTCGGCCAGTCTCTGATTGTTGGTTAACTCGAATTCAAATTCAGTTGCCATTTGGCCGCGTTCAAGTCAACAAGTGTCTTCGGCTCTTCGAATATCAAAACGGGCTCTCGGTCCTTTGATTCAAAATCCAACCGAAGCTGCTTTTGCGAAtatctttattgaattttaacAAGCTTACAAAATGTGAGTTGTTTAATTTAGTGCATGTTTAATTGGATAAATATGGTCAATTCTATATAAAATGTGTTTCATTATAGTGTATCAATGTGATCAAAAAATTACCGAAAGTAACATCAATTATTTTTAGCATTATTCTTTCCTGCAATTGGAGGATTGCACGGAAAAGATATTAACATAATTTTGAGatcttaataaatatttcataattttaccgcatcattatttaaaaatttgttgtgCTTGTCACCCAAAGGAGCAAGAAAACTGACACAAACTGTCCGCACCTCAACAGAAATtataagcaaaaaataaaaacacataaacaacttgacctaTCACAAGAGCAAAAGCAACTACAACAAAGACTGACAAgcataaaatgtaaaaaatacCGAAAGACGGGAGTACTCAACACATAATTTAGTTTAACGGTCACGTTTTTTTAacaaatgcacaaaaatgtcCAAGAAAAAAGCGTTGCTAAAAACCAAATCGAATTCATGAAGACCagccataataataataacaataatgcaATGCCCAAAAAACTGTTACGATTGTCATGCTGTGTAGTGCCTTCAATTAACCCGAGCGAAGACccaaaacaaatgccaaatgtcttACCCACTTACGCCATTTGGCTAATAAATATGATCCACAACGAGCGCATATCAATATTGACCACATACGTTgcaaaggggcgtggcagttggGAGGCGTGGATGTGACGAGGGGCAGAAAGGAGAGTTGCGTTTTggttgtacatacatacgtgaTCACAAAACCTGACACAGTATTTTTAGTATCGATTGTTATGAAATTAGTAACTGGGCTTTATTGAATGCTAATATCATTTAACTATCATATATTCGACTCATTTTGTAAAACTAACCAATAAAGATGTCTAAGTACGTCTTTATCTTTGTAAGACACTCTAAACTAGTGACTTTATTGTCAAAACCCTTTTCGAAATATTACGAGGAACGACGTGTAGTACAAggggtttaattaaaaacataatgGGAAAACGAAGTGGACATAAACTAGGGAAACACCATCCTCGGCGATGGCAACCTTGACGCGGCATAAAAAGTTCACACTTTCGAAAATGAACGACTACTTGCTTCAGTTGCCGGCTAACTTGTAATGAAATGAACGTCCAGTGAACATGGCTTTGATCATCTGTCCCATTTCTTGGGTCCCATCAAGGTTCCTGTGACCTTTCACCCATTATCTTAACCTAATTTTGAGACCCGGTTTCTTGATCCCGCTAAATAGGTAAGCTCTAAGAGAATTCTAACAGATACGTGGAGCATATTTCCTCATCGTATGCAAAATAgtataaacaaatttgtgGACGTTGTGGCACAACAATGATACACAATACGTCAATCTTTGTCAATTAACCACATGACCCAAATTGGGAATgctggaatggaatggaatggagcgagGTGCACACTATAtctatatgtgtatatatcgtatacatacatatggcTGTGAAAAGCGAAAACTGCAGCGAAGCGGTGCTGACGCCAATTGGATTCCATTGACCTAATCAGACCCAACAACAAGCCTCGTAGTTGCAGATCGCAAGTCAGTAGCCGGGGTCCCAGCTTGGTATACAAAATAACCACGAAAACCTGAAAATGCCAACACATTTTGGACTGCGACTGGGAAGGCTGCGCTCTTTTCGCATTCGCAAAACGCCAGAATTGCATAAGATGGCCGGTAAAACGGCTTGGATAGCAACCGCAGACGAAGTGCAGCCAACAAGTCAGGGGACATCACTTGGGTGTGCTCACAGGGGCGCTGAAATAGGGGGATCCCCAGGTGGGTGGCTAACTGAACTGAAATGCCTGGGTCAAAAATAACAGGATGGTGTTATTTCCGTAAAGAAGGCTATACCTAACGAGACTTTTCTTCAGacttatttgcatatttcaaatgaatttggAAATTAACCCAAGAAAAGCAATCATTTTCTCTGTTCCCTGCCCGAATGAAGATATAATCCTTGAATTCGTTGTGCATTTTTTTGAAAAGTCTTTGAAATGCATGGAATGCAACCGAACTTTGAGTTGCATCATAAAATCGTATACCCATAAACcacaattaataaaattctCATTATCAAGCCAGGCTTTGGCGATCTCTACGCCTTGCAAAGTGCCATGAACCACCGACAAGCCATGAGTTGGCAGCTTGACCGAAGGGCGGCCATGTATGCCGGACTTTTAGTTTAGCCAACTACGAAAGCGCTTGTGCCGCAAGTGGCAATATCAAGTCCAAAACTTACATAATCGGCCAGAAACGAGCGGCGGCGGTCGCCACTGCCGGTTATCCAATTAAAAGCAAAGATCAGGGATCTTTTTGCAGCCATGGCGCTGGAAAATGCAAGTATTTCTGCAGCATAGTTTTTCTCCCCGCAGCACGCGACATCTAGGAAATGGCAAGCACATGACAACTGAGTTTTGCCACGGCAGACAAATAGAAACTCCCAGTGGATCCAGTAGTCGTGGCCGCCAGAGAAATTTTAGAAAATCTATTAAATTATGAATGGttttttacaaaattaatcTAATCATAGCCTTTGGCTAAACAGACCAAGTAATTGGTACTACATACGTACAAGTTATATTAAACCCACattaaaaaacaatacatTTGCATAATACAAATGAACTTAAAGCGTATTAAATAGCGCTATACGGAGCCACACACATTGATTGCCAACACAGATTATTGGATCTTGGTTCGTCGTACGGACGTATGACTGTGATATATATAAAGCCCCGTCAGCTGACTTGGCCAACAAGTTGTCCCGCTCCAGAGAGTGAAAAGCGGTCATTTAGGCGTGGACTGGATGCGGGACTGTGGATGGGGgctatgcgtgtgtgtgcgtgacaGGCGGAAACGTGTAGTATTATATGCACGACGCAATTATGTAATAATCATCATGATAGTACCTTAAGCCGAGCAAGTGTAATCCGTCAGTCAGCCGAACTTAACGAGGCGTGATCTTCTCCACCCGTTCAAGGTGCCTCCTGCCCGGTCGCTTCTTCTGGTCAGCTTTCATTGTGACGATGGTGGGTCTATCCGCAACGATCGAAGCTAGACCCCAGAGGAATCTGCAGCACATCGCCGTGGTGGAGAATGCCGCCTGGGAAAAGACCCTTCCGCAGCAGTTCCAGAACCCCTTCTACAATACCCCAAGGGTGAGAGATGCCCTGGCCAGATCCAGTTGGTTTGGACCCGGCGAGGAGGTGGTGAGTGTCAAATGTGATTAGCTTATTCTGATTCCCCTTAAAATATCCTCCCAATTTTCCTTTAGGTTTATGACCGCCAGGCTGAAAAAATTCCTCGCATGGAAATCTACAATGTGTTGTCTCATGCTGGTTTGATACCACGCCGGCGTTTTCTttaaattatgaatatttcaatACCGCATATCTGttgtaaaattataaaaataaaagtcagTCATTAGTGTAGGAAAAATTGAAGTGTGATTGTGTGGTGGTATGTGGAGCCGAATTAGCAACTACATTCCAACAGGTGGGACCACCTGGGTATCCAAgtaaaaaacacatttttgtaataaaactTGTATTATCTCGCTGTCTTATACAAAAATAGAAGAATTAATAATTGGTTAGGAACAACTAAATGATTTGTTTACGTTCAAATCCTCAGTTTCGTCCTCAACGCCGTGATGGTCCTTAATCGATTATCAAGGCCCTGCAGGTCAGTTTCTCCCTCAAGCGGCAGGTCCACCAGCTTTTCATTTTGCTCCAGCAGCGTTTTCCGGGTGTCCAGCGTGTTCCTTGCCTCCTCACCcagctcctcgtcctcgtgctCCCCATCACTGTCCTGGTGCCCCACCCCATTGCCATTGACGGTTACCCCATTGGTCAAGGCGGCATCACTCGCGGCAGATGATGAGTGCCTCGAGGTGGAGTCCGCCGGAATAAGCAGCGATTTCACGAATTCGCCACAAATCAGGCTCATGGCAGGCATCGTGTGGGCGGAAAGATTGACAAACTGTAACACAAAATATAACATTAATTGACATTGACCTTGCTGAAGTTCAAAAACTGTGTTACTATTGGCTGTGCTGCCCGATTTTTTTGAGAGTAAAAGTAActagaaaaaatataaagttttTTTATACATCAAACTAGGTAGCATGCTCAAAAAGTGTTAAATGATAATAATGCAGTGCTCTTTTAACGATT
The sequence above is a segment of the Drosophila melanogaster chromosome 2L genome. Coding sequences within it:
- the CG9259 gene encoding uncharacterized protein, isoform B encodes the protein MATALELSPTEIRGLCQRYFHQDVSNSDTGFDIVNYTLKPTSDAPAGYLGSHLYLHVTLKLHNSEEVRQLTFFSKSAPVGNESRMEYLEDFGVFEKEIAVYQNVLPDLHKACAEVAPKCYYADKNLLIFENLADQGYRMGAGRDGLLTYEQLHCCLKTLAAMHAGSIIQEQRTGQKIAQSQPKSVVENAYPSDVSPEHMRMVNFQNACLVLKEFIKLIPKYQSKLDYVLENFTEKMSFIFEAVKTSDVYQNTILHGDLWANNIMFQYGRYGEVPLQCRLVDFQLARYAPPVLDVLTVLTIPTSKEFRDAHLSELLAEYYRFMTEFLKRADLDIARFIPEQTFYESVQKFRSVGLIESCLFCHLVILPPHCTQKLTSSVDGFNDFFTNKRIEICLEAFNTDELYRSRLVDMIEDFVDQFVINV
- the CG14397 gene encoding uncharacterized protein is translated as MCLLPGRFFWSAFIVTMVGLSATIEARPQRNLQHIAVVENAAWEKTLPQQFQNPFYNTPRVRDALARSSWFGPGEEVVYDRQAEKIPRMEIYNVLSHAGLIPRRRFL